One Helianthus annuus cultivar XRQ/B chromosome 7, HanXRQr2.0-SUNRISE, whole genome shotgun sequence genomic region harbors:
- the LOC118480503 gene encoding pentatricopeptide repeat-containing protein At3g22470, mitochondrial-like gives MQVRMNRTRIGLCYYSTASASTSHFNQRILHLKNASGATKINDALQLFDEMLQRQPPPNIIQFNQLITLVVKMKHYSTALSLFKQMRFMGIPSDLYTMTISINCHCRLNQVTYGFALLATIFKQGHPPSLATYTTLIHGLVLADKVFEAVELFKKLLRDKLCEPNQVMYGTVINGLCKVGHTSKALELLTFMESGSCKPCVHHYNTVIDSLCKDRMVDDALELFTRMTEKGVRADVITYNSLIHGLCNFGRETEAAQMLRDMEEEGVSPGVHTFTILVDSFCKQGSVKDAELAVQAMVRRGLNPDVITYSALIDGYCLRGEIDEAEKVLNGMVEKELVPNIITYNSLINGYCKKKRIGKAMRLFQEIQDKGLIPDVITYSSMLQGLFKSGNPAAARELFNKMQAKGQAPDICTYRILFHGMCENGECSDALVLFRSMGSDTLMKDVNLYTILIKGCRKYGKLDLAMGLFDELTLKGLKPNVRTYTVMISVLCQQGLFGEAKDLLRKMEENGCSPNSVTYNAIVQEFFKYKEFQEAEILLEEMMNLGFSPDSANFEMLLHLIPTTVQDSPMRTIIRKLTNIKQMNG, from the coding sequence ATGCAAGTAAGGATGAACCGCACAAGAATCGGACTTTGTTATTACTCTACTGCTTCAGCCTCAACCTCCCATTTCAATCAAAGAATCCTGCATCTCAAAAATGCTTCCGGAGCCACTAAGATCAATGATGCCCTCCaactgtttgatgaaatgcttcaaAGACAACCTCCCCCTAACATCATCCAATTTAATCAGCTCATCACTCTTGTTGTAAAGATGAAACATTATTCCACTGCTCTTTCACTCTTTAAGCAAATGAGGTTCATGGGTATTCCTAGCGATCTTTATACCATGACTATCTCTATTAACTGTCATTGCCGCCTGAATCAAGTTACTTACGGTTTTGCCCTACTGGCAACCATCTTCAAGCAAGGGCATCCACCCAGTTTGGCCACCTATACTACTCTCATTCATGGGCTTGTTCTTGCTGATAAGGTCTTTGAAGCTGTTGAGTTATTCAAGAAACTGCTTAGAGATAAACTCTGTGAGCCTAATCAAGTTATGTATGGAACCGTTATTAATGGGCTCTGTAAAGTAGGTCACACCAGCAAGGCCCTTGAATTGCTCACGTTCATGGAATCAGGCTCTTGTAAACCTTGTGTACACCATTACAATACAGTCATTGATAGCCTCTGCAAAGATAGAATGGTTGATGATGCATTAGAATTATTTACGCGTATGACTGAAAAGGGTGTCCGTGCAGACGTTATCACTTACAACTCTTTGATTCATGGTCTATGTAACTTTGGTAGAGAGACAGAAGCCGCACAAATGTTGAGAGATATGGAGGAGGAAGGGGTATCTCCAGGAGTGCATACCTTTACTATCTTGGTGGATTCTTTTTGCAAGCAAGGATCGGTAAAAGATGCAGAGCTTGCTGTACAAGCAATGGTACGAAGAGGTCTAAATCCAGATGTAATCACTTATAGTGCATTGATTGATGGATACTGTTTACGTGGTGAAATAGATGAAGCGGAGAAAGTTCTCAACGGCATGGTGGAGAAGGAACTTGTGCCCAATATCATCACCTATAACAGCCTGATAAACGGATACTGTAAGAAGAAGAGAATTGGAAAGGCCATGCGTCTCTTTCAGGAAATCCAAGACAAGGGTTTGATTCCGGATGTTATTACATACAGTAGCATGTTACAAGGTTTGTTTAAATCCGGGAATCCTGCAGCAGCTAGAGAACTGTTTAACAAGATGCAAGCAAAGGGTCAGGCTCCGGATATATGCACCTACCGTATCTTGTTCCATGGTATGTGCGAGAATGGTGAGTGTTCTGATGCATTGGTTCTGTTCCGTTCTATGGGAAGCGACACACTGATGAAAGATGTGAATCTGTATACTATCTTGATTAAGGGTTGTAGAAAATACGGTAAGCTTGATTTGGCAATGGGTCTGTTTGACGAACTCACTTTAAAAGGATTGAAACCGAATGTTAGGACATATACAGTGATGATAAGTGTGCTATGCCAGCAAGGTTTATTTGGTGAAGCAAAAGACTTGCTAAGAAAGATGGAGGAGAATGGTTGTTCGCCAAATAGCGTGACTTACAATGCTATTGTTCAGGAATTCTTCAAGTATAAAGAGTTTCAAGAAGCAGAGATTCTTCTTGAGGAGATGATGAACCTAGGTTTCTCGCCTGATTCCGCTAATTTTGAGATGTTGCTTCACCTAATACCGACTACGGTACAAGATTCGCCTATGCGAACTATCATTCGGAAGCTAACAAACATTAAACAAATGAATGGATAA
- the LOC110869128 gene encoding uncharacterized protein LOC110869128 isoform X4, whose product MMTKEMVYAAAASSSLANAQDEYNELRFEFGIELDDVLLWVQTRLPLNGTSLNTRKLDEETENLSYETRPKSYFVWNDPCTINVPLVFVCKY is encoded by the exons ATGATGACGAAGGAGATGGTCTACGCGGCGGCGGCGTCATCTTCGCTGGCGAACG CACAAGATGAATACAACGAGTTACGCTTCGAATTTGGAATAGAACTTGACGATGTG CTGCTGTGGGTTCAAACAAGGCTGCCTCTTAACGGTACTTCTCTAAACACTAGAAAGCTTGATGAAGAGACTGAAAATCTCTCCT ATGAGACAAGACCCAAGAGTTACTTTGTGTGGAATGATCCTTGCACTATAAATGTACCTTTAGTTTTCGTATGTaaatattaa
- the LOC110869128 gene encoding uncharacterized protein LOC110869128 isoform X5: MMKNQAAATIRGLISTSFKSITQDEYNELRFEFGIELDDVLLWVQTRLPLNDVYEYADETRPKSYFVWNDPCTINVPLVFVCKY; this comes from the exons ATGATGAAGAACCAGGCTGCGGCGACGATTCGCGGTTTAATTTCAACCAGCTTCAAATCTATAA CACAAGATGAATACAACGAGTTACGCTTCGAATTTGGAATAGAACTTGACGATGTG CTGCTGTGGGTTCAAACAAGGCTGCCTCTTAACG ATGTTTATGAATATGCAGATGAGACAAGACCCAAGAGTTACTTTGTGTGGAATGATCCTTGCACTATAAATGTACCTTTAGTTTTCGTATGTaaatattaa
- the LOC118480307 gene encoding uncharacterized protein LOC118480307, which produces MAEPSNPHNVEGENPEQPIVAEEEDEDDDVNVPGGGLPVLKWTKGSFKTLMATVQMAKDWNATYPQVGDTGADAPAGYITLWADFFTHGNLRLPVTVFVAEVLEYYHLHISQLSPFGMFRIRNFEYTFRAYGLPISVENFRRFYQLTVNTGFFSFTQRHGSLKLMTPPKGVTGWKKRFFYVKACAVYANMSFRNVDVGVSDEDIPVASAETADWFSRLRPIELKKLDNDQLWILRMMLSRPDRKERPVLREQGGADAVGLWRMFEPDFKGQVELIAVELKKGFNLEILKNFRVPSKAVLEAPVPGDARGVLADLGKFEKRVPKKTVEKKTVKKTVRGRGKGSVEGSAAPSSVFEAAGSGAAAGGTGVVPPVVGEKRGPEQKAAGGGEPKRRRLLTRRVAPVQKKPAVAAESRDAGYSFGEIPASPPHTAAAGAGVLKEKVAPKEPAAPFAGPAEVQAREVAVTDLTARVSVAENRADAAVEAKDALAVILIRHPGSGM; this is translated from the exons atggctgaaccatcgaatccacacaatgtggagggtgaaaaccctgaacagccgataGTGGCTGAGGAAGAAGACGAGGATGATGATGTTAAtgttcccggtggtgggttaccggtgttaaAGTGGACAAAAGGTAGTTTTAAAACCCTGATGGCCACTGTTCAGATGGCCAAAGACTGGAATGCTACCTACCCACAAgtgggggacaccggtgccgatgctccggctgGTTATATAACCTTGTGGGCGGATTTTTTCACCCACGGtaaccttaggttgccggtgacggtgtttgtggCGGAGGTATTGGAGTATTATCACCTCCATATCTCCCAGCTTAGTCCTTTCGGAATGTTCCGAATTCGGAATTTTGAGTACACATTCCGTGCCTATGGCCTGCCCATTTCAGTGGAGAACTTCCGGCgtttctaccagttgacggtgaacaccggttttttctcgttCACTCAAAGGCATGGGAGtctgaagttgatgacaccccctaagggtgtgacaggctggaagaagaggttcttctacgtgaaagcctgtgcggtctatgctaACATGTCTTTCAGGAACGTCGATGTTGGAGTTTccgatgaagatattcctgttgcttcCGCAGAGACCGcggactggttctctaggctgcggcctattgaactcaagaagttggataatGACCAACTATGgatattgcggatgatgctctcTAGACCGGATAGGAAGGAAAGACCCGTGTTGCGGGAACAGGGTGGTG cggatgcggttggcttgtggaggatgtttgagcctgaTTTCAAGGGCCAGGTTGAACTGATCGCGGTTGAGTTGAAGAAAGGTTTCAACCTTGAAATTCTGAAGAACTTCCGCGTACCATCAAAAGCGGTGCTGGAAGCCCCGGTTccgggagacgcaagag GTgtccttgcggatttggggaagtttgagaaacGCGTCCCCAAAAAGACTGTGGAGAAGAAAACGGTAAAAAAGACCGTGCGGGGTCGTGGTAAGGGGAGTGTTGAAGGCTCAGCTGCCCCTTCTTCCGTTTTcgaagccgcag gtagtggtgcggccGCGGGTGGAACTGGTGtggttccccccgttgttggagagaaaagggggccagagcagaaagctgctggtggtggtgaaccgaaGAGGCGGAGACTGCTGACCAGGAGAGTTGCTCCGGTGCAGAAGAAACCTGcagttgctgctg aatcccgagatgcGGGGTATTCTTTTGGTGAAATTCCTGCGTCTCCTCCGCACACCGCTGCCGCGGGTGCGGGTGTTTTGAAGGAGAAGGTCGCGCCTAAGGAGCCTGCGGCCCCTTTTGCTGGGCCA gctgaggtGCAGGcgcgggaggtcgcggttacggaccttactgcccgcgtgtctgttGCGGAGAACCGGGCTGACGCTgctgttgaggccaaggatgccttg gcggttatactgatcaggcatccgggttccggGATGTAG
- the LOC110869128 gene encoding uncharacterized protein LOC110869128 isoform X7 produces the protein MMTKEMVYAAAASSSLANAQDEYNELRFEFGIELDDVLLWVQTRLPLNDETRPKSYFVWNDPCTINVPLVFVCKY, from the exons ATGATGACGAAGGAGATGGTCTACGCGGCGGCGGCGTCATCTTCGCTGGCGAACG CACAAGATGAATACAACGAGTTACGCTTCGAATTTGGAATAGAACTTGACGATGTG CTGCTGTGGGTTCAAACAAGGCTGCCTCTTAACG ATGAGACAAGACCCAAGAGTTACTTTGTGTGGAATGATCCTTGCACTATAAATGTACCTTTAGTTTTCGTATGTaaatattaa
- the LOC110869128 gene encoding uncharacterized protein LOC110869128 isoform X2, whose translation MMTKEMVYAAAASSSLANAQDEYNELRFEFGIELDDVLLWVQTRLPLNGTSLNTRKLDEETENLSYVYEYADETRPKSYFVWNDPCTINVPLVFVCKY comes from the exons ATGATGACGAAGGAGATGGTCTACGCGGCGGCGGCGTCATCTTCGCTGGCGAACG CACAAGATGAATACAACGAGTTACGCTTCGAATTTGGAATAGAACTTGACGATGTG CTGCTGTGGGTTCAAACAAGGCTGCCTCTTAACGGTACTTCTCTAAACACTAGAAAGCTTGATGAAGAGACTGAAAATCTCTCCT ATGTTTATGAATATGCAGATGAGACAAGACCCAAGAGTTACTTTGTGTGGAATGATCCTTGCACTATAAATGTACCTTTAGTTTTCGTATGTaaatattaa
- the LOC110869128 gene encoding uncharacterized protein LOC110869128 isoform X3, with amino-acid sequence MMKNQAAATIRGLISTSFKSITQDEYNELRFEFGIELDDVLLWVQTRLPLNGTSLNTRKLDEETENLSYETRPKSYFVWNDPCTINVPLVFVCKY; translated from the exons ATGATGAAGAACCAGGCTGCGGCGACGATTCGCGGTTTAATTTCAACCAGCTTCAAATCTATAA CACAAGATGAATACAACGAGTTACGCTTCGAATTTGGAATAGAACTTGACGATGTG CTGCTGTGGGTTCAAACAAGGCTGCCTCTTAACGGTACTTCTCTAAACACTAGAAAGCTTGATGAAGAGACTGAAAATCTCTCCT ATGAGACAAGACCCAAGAGTTACTTTGTGTGGAATGATCCTTGCACTATAAATGTACCTTTAGTTTTCGTATGTaaatattaa
- the LOC118480502 gene encoding pentatricopeptide repeat-containing protein At3g22470, mitochondrial-like, whose product MNCTRIRLPASTSHLNQRILHLKNGSGPTKVNDALQLFDEMLQRQPPPNIIQLNQLITLIVKMKQYSTALIRLKQMKLMGIPANIYTINISINCHCRLNQVAYGFALLATIFKQGHPPSLATYTTLIHGLVLADRVFEAVELFKKLLREKVCEPDQVMYGSIINGLCKVGHTSKALELLRFMESGSCKPGVAQYSAVIDSLCKDRMVDHALQLFTKMTEKGVLANVITYSSLIHGLCNFGQETEAAKLLIDMEGKGISPSVVTFNILVDSFCKKGSVKDAELAVQAMVRRGLNPDVITYNALIDGYCLRGEINEAEKVLNGMMEQEIVPDIITYNSLINGYCKKKRINKAMGLFQEIQDKGLIPDDFTYSSMLQGLYDSGNPAAAKELFNEMQAKGHTPTVWTYGILFHGMCKNSQTTDALALFRSLGSNELMKDIGLYNILINGCNKSGKPNLALDLYDELVSRGLKPNVRTYNAVIRVYCEEGLLVKGKELLRKMEESGCLPDSFTYNIIVRELLKKNECGEAEIFLEEMINRGFMPDHATFENLLVRIPNVGKDSRLRTIVLKLTSVERKDGGIPNITSPC is encoded by the coding sequence ATGAACTGCACAAGAATTCGACTTCCTGCTTCAACCTCTCATCTCAATCAAAGAATTCTGCATCTCAAAAATGGTTCAGGACCCACCAAGGTGAATGACGCCCTCCaactgtttgatgaaatgcttcaaAGACAACCTCCCCCTAACATCATCCAACTTAATCAGCTCATCACTCTTATTGTAAAGATGAAGCAATACTCCACTGCCCTTATACGTTTAAAGCAAATGAAGCTGATGGGTATTCCTGCTAATATCTATACTATCAACATCTCTATTAACTGTCATTGCCGGTTGAATCAAGTTGCTTACGGTTTTGCCCTACTGGCAACCATCTTCAAGCAAGGGCATCCACCTAGTTTGGCCACCTATACTACTCTCATTCATGGACTTGTTCTTGCTGATAGGGTCtttgaagctgttgagttgtTCAAGAAGCTGCTTAGAGAGAAAGTTTGTGAGCCTGATCAAGTTATGTATGGAAGCATTATTAATGGGCTCTGTAAAGTAGGTCACACTAGCAAGGCCCTTGAACTGCTCAGGTTCATGGAATCAGGCTCTTGTAAACCAGGTGTAGCACAGTACAGTGCAGTCATCGATAGCCTTTGCAAAGATCGAATGGTTGATCATGCATTACAACTATTTACCAAAATGACTGAAAAGGGTGTCCTTGCAAATGTTATCACTTACAGCTCTTTGATTCATGGTCTATGTAACTTTGGTCAAGAGACAGAAGCTGCAAAATTGTTGATTGATATGGAGGGGAAAGGAATATCTCCGTCAGTGGTTACCTTTAATATCTTGGTGGATTCGTTTTGCAAGAAAGGATCCGTAAAAGATGCAGAGCTTGCTGTACAAGCAATGGTTCGAAGAGGACTAAATCCAGATGTAATCACTTATAATGCACTGATTGATGGATACTGTTTACGTGGTGAAATAAATGAAGCGGAGAAAGTTCTCAATGGCATGATGGAGCAGGAGATTGTGCCCGACATCATCACATACAACAGCCTGATAAATGGATATTGTAAGAAGAAGAGAATCAACAAGGCCATGGGTCTCTTTCAGGAAATCCAAGACAAGGGTTTGATTCCTGATGATTTTACTTACAGTAGCATGTTACAAGGTTTGTATGATTCAGGGAATCCTGCAGCGGCTAAAGAACTCTTTAACGAGATGCAAGCAAAGGGCCACACTCCAACTGTATGGACTTACGGTATCTTGTTCCATGGAATGTGCAAAAACTCCCAGACAACTGATGCATTGGCTCTCTTCCGTTCGCTGGGAAGCAATGAATTGATGAAAGATATAGGGTTGTATAATATATTGATTAATGGTTGTAACAAATCCGGGAAGCCTAACTTAGCTTTGGATCTGTATGATGAACTTGTATCAAGAGGATTGAAACCAAATGTTAGGACCTATAACGCAGTAATACGTGTTTATTGCGAAGAAGGGTTATTGGTTAAAGGTAAAGAATTGCTCAGGAAGATGGAAGAGAGTGGTTGTTTGCCTGATAGCTTCACATACAATATTATTGTTCGAGAGTTACTGAAGAAAAACGAGTGTGGAGAGGCTGAGATATTTCTTGAAGAGATGATAAACCGAGGTTTTATGCCTGATCATGCTACTTTTGAGAATTTACTAGTCCGGATCCCAAATGTAGGAAAAGATTCTCGTTTGCGAACTATTGTTCTAAAGCTAACAAGTGTAGAAAGAAAAGATGGGGGAATACCTAATATAACATCTCCGTGTTGA
- the LOC110869128 gene encoding uncharacterized protein LOC110869128 isoform X6, with product MMKNQAAATIRGLISTSFKSITQDEYNELRFEFGIELDDVLLWVQTRLPLNDETRPKSYFVWNDPCTINVPLVFVCKY from the exons ATGATGAAGAACCAGGCTGCGGCGACGATTCGCGGTTTAATTTCAACCAGCTTCAAATCTATAA CACAAGATGAATACAACGAGTTACGCTTCGAATTTGGAATAGAACTTGACGATGTG CTGCTGTGGGTTCAAACAAGGCTGCCTCTTAACG ATGAGACAAGACCCAAGAGTTACTTTGTGTGGAATGATCCTTGCACTATAAATGTACCTTTAGTTTTCGTATGTaaatattaa
- the LOC110869128 gene encoding uncharacterized protein LOC110869128 isoform X1, with protein MMKNQAAATIRGLISTSFKSITQDEYNELRFEFGIELDDVLLWVQTRLPLNGTSLNTRKLDEETENLSYVYEYADETRPKSYFVWNDPCTINVPLVFVCKY; from the exons ATGATGAAGAACCAGGCTGCGGCGACGATTCGCGGTTTAATTTCAACCAGCTTCAAATCTATAA CACAAGATGAATACAACGAGTTACGCTTCGAATTTGGAATAGAACTTGACGATGTG CTGCTGTGGGTTCAAACAAGGCTGCCTCTTAACGGTACTTCTCTAAACACTAGAAAGCTTGATGAAGAGACTGAAAATCTCTCCT ATGTTTATGAATATGCAGATGAGACAAGACCCAAGAGTTACTTTGTGTGGAATGATCCTTGCACTATAAATGTACCTTTAGTTTTCGTATGTaaatattaa
- the LOC110867163 gene encoding putative pentatricopeptide repeat-containing protein At1g12700, mitochondrial — MNCTRIPLRYYSTASPSSTTHFNQRILHLKNAFKIDDALQLFDEMLQRQPPPSIIQFNKLMTLIVKMKHYSTALSLFKQMRLMGVPVSIPTMSISINCHCRLNQVAYGFALLATIFKQGHPPDLATYNTLIHGLVLADRVYEVVELFKKLLREKVCEPNQVMYGTVINGLCKVGHTTKAFELLRYMESGSCKPDVVQYNTVIDSLCKDKMVDHALQLFTIMTEKGVLADEITYSSLIQGLCNFGRETEAARMLMDMEGKGVSPGVHTFTILVDWFCKKGSVKDAELALQAMVQRGLNPNVITYNALIDGYCLRGEIEEAENVLKLEWIKQMRYKLRKKLGVICIMGLFLTENVIDRMMEQDIVPDIITYNSLINGYCKKKRIDEARHLFQEIQDKGLIPDVITYNSMLQGLFESGNPAAARELFNEMQAKGHTPTVLTYGILFHGMCKNSQTTDALALFRSLGSNELMKGIVLYNILIDGCNKCGKPNLALDLYDELLLRGLKPNVRSYNAVILVYCQEGLLVKGKELLRKMEVNGCLPNSFTYNIIVRELLKKNECGEAEIFLEEMINRGFMPDHATFESLLVRIPNVGKDSRLRTIVLKLTSVERKDGGIPNITSPC, encoded by the exons ATGAACTGCACAAGAATTCCGCTTCGTTATTACTCTACTGCTTCACCTTCTTCAACCACCCATTTCAATCAAAGAATCCTGCATCTCAAAAATGCCTTCAAGATCGATGATGCCCTCCaactgtttgatgaaatgcttcaaAGACAACCTCCTCCTTCCATCATACAATTTAACAAGCTGATGACTCTTATTGTAAAGATGAAACATTATTCCACAGCTCTTTCACTCTTTAAGCAAATGAGATTGATGGGTGTTCCTGTTAGTATCCCTACAATGAGCATCTCTATTAACTGTCATTGCCGGTTGAATCAAGTCGCTTACGGTTTTGCCTTACTAGCAACCATTTTCAAGCAAGGTCATCCACCCGATTTGGCCACCTATAACACTCTCATTCATGGGCTTGTTCTGGCTGATCGCGTTTATGAAGTTGTTGAGTTGTTCAAGAAACTGCTTAGAGAGAAAGTTTGTGAGCCTAATCAAGTTATGTATGGAACCGTTATTAATGGGTTGTGTAAAGTAGGTCACACTACCAAGGCCTTTGAACTGCTCAGGTACATGGAATCAGGCTCTTGTAAACCAGATGTAGTACAGTACAATACAGTCATTGATAGCCTTTGCAAAGACAAAATGGTTGATCATGCATTACAACTATTTACCATTATGACTGAAAAGGGTGTCCTTGCAGACGAGATCACTTACAGCTCTTTGATTCAGGGTCTATGTAACTTTGGTCGAGAGACAGAAGCTGCAAGAATGTTGATGGATATGGAGGGGAAAGGGGTATCTCCAGGAGTGCATACCTTTACTATATTGGTGGATTGGTTTTGCAAGAAAGGATCCGTAAAAGATGCAGAGCTTGCTCTACAAGCAATGGTACAAAGAGGACTAAATCCAAATGTAATCACTTATAATGCACTAATCGATGGATATTGTTTGCGTGGTGAAATAGAGGAAGCAGAGaat gttttgaaattagAGTGGATAAAACAGATGAGATACAAACTTAGGAAGAAACTTGGAGTGATTTGCATTATGGG GTTATTTCTAACAGAGAATGTTATAGATCGTATGATGGAGCAAGATATTGTGCCCGATATCATCACCTATAACAGCCTGATAAACGGATACTGTAAGAAGAAGAGAATCGATGAGGCCAGGCATCTCTTTCAAGAAATCCAAGACAAGGGTTTGATTCCGGACGTTATTACTTACAATAGCATGTTACAAGGTTTGTTTGAATCAGGGAATCCTGCAGCAGCTAGAGAACTCTTTAACGAGATGCAAGCAAAGGGCCACACTCCAACTGTATTGACTTATGGCATCTTGTTCCATGGAATGTGCAAAAACTCCCAGACAACTGATGCATTGGCTCTCTTCCGTTCGCTGGGAAGCAACGAATTGATGAAAGGTATAGTGTTGTATAATATATTGATTGATGGTTGTAACAAATGTGGGAAGCCTAACTTAGCTTTGGATCTGTATGATGAACTTCTATTAAGAGGATTGAAACCAAATGTTAGGTCCTATAACGCAGTGATACTTGTTTATTGCCAAGAAGGCTTATTGGTTAAAGGTAAAGAATTGCTCAGAAAGATGGAAGTGAACGGTTGTTTGCCAAATAGTTTCACATACAATATAATAGTTCGAGAGTTACTAAAGAAAAACGAGTGTGGAGAGGCCGAGATATTTCTTGAAGAAATGATAAACCGAGGTTTTATGCCTGATCATGCTACTTTTGAGAGCTTACTAGTCCGGATCCCAAATGTAGGAAAAGATTCTCGTTTGCGAACAATTGTTCTAAAGCTAACAAGTGTAGAAAGAAAAGATGGGGGAATACCTAATATAACATCTCCGTGTTAA
- the LOC110867164 gene encoding putative uncharacterized protein DDB_G0290521 — translation MENLATPEKQPATSQPQQFSPTPTQPSPNTTIPIPPPTQSTQPTSTSPVPSFSTFFPNFDNNQPASTQTTSLQHPTTTQTVNLQQSSPYVRIIPDDTPSPIQTQAPNATSIPQATRPVISQQSQPMPNLYRSTIYDQGNNSGDFDDGYEEYDNYMGQNERQVVNTGSYERQTVGSGATERVNQGNVGYQQYVQPTPIQQMPQQYHQPDPLHQQPAPRRPVVDIPLPPPAPQMQGQARPLPRNLHRPVILPEGIPRRNNQGPVRGIESHSSYTYPLQTTQWARY, via the coding sequence ATGGAGAACTTAGCAACACCGGAGAAACAACCCGCAACTTCACAACCACAACAATTCTCGCCAACACCTAcccaaccttcaccaaatactaCCATACCAATTCCACCACCAACACAATCTACACAACCTACTTCTACATCTCCAGTACCATCATTCTCAACCTTTTTCCCAAACTTTGATAACAATCAACCAGCTTCCACCCAAACAACATCTCTTCAACACCCAACTACAACCCAGACTGTCAATTTACAGCAGTCGTCTCCTTACGTTAGAATCATTCCTGATGACACTCCATCACCGATTCAAACTCAAGCACCTAATGCAACATCAATTCCGCAAGCCACTCGACCGGTTATTTCACAGCAAAGTCAGCCGATGCCAAATCTTTATAGATCAACCATTTATGATCAAGGAAATAACTCAGGTGATTTTGATGATGGCTACGAGGAATATGATAACTACATGGGTCAGAACGAGAGACAAGTGGTTAACACGGGTAGCTATGAGAGGCAAACAGTCGGATCGGGGGCAACTGAGAGAGTCAATCAAGGGAACGTAGGGTATCAACAATATGTGCAACCAACGCCTATACAACAGATGCCACAACAATATCATCAACCTGACCCACTCCATCAGCAGCCTGCTCCGAGAAGGCCGGTAGTGGACATTCCATTACCACCGCCAGCACCTCAGATGCAGGGTCAGGCAAGACCGCTGCCACGAAACTTACACCGACCGGTGATTTTACCTGAAGGAATTCCACGACGAAATAATCAAGGTCCAGTTCGGGGCATAGAGAGCCACTCATCTTATACCTATCCGCTGCAGACAACGCAGTGGgcgcggtattaa